A stretch of the Acyrthosiphon pisum isolate AL4f chromosome A2, pea_aphid_22Mar2018_4r6ur, whole genome shotgun sequence genome encodes the following:
- the LOC100167741 gene encoding cell growth-regulating nucleolar protein, with protein MVVFTCNNCGDSVNKPKVEKHIQYECKRKNFAVSFCCVDCLKDFNYETVRDHCQCVTEDQRYSAKGYVPKPSAEKGKRKQAGWVDIVQSVMNNKDLPNEQRQFLNIIAKFDNVPRKKNKFQNFCFSTAPAYRRKGYIVDQVFDMIEAEYKAQLPQNSNEKPVDNKSGNLVKNDSIQEESQEIKNKITIENDEIINNLNGNNETEETPKKKKKKSKKSFDTVNNETESKLDGNAEPQSTKKKNTAEEAQLNSAKKSKKNKINTENIENSESIQDPQEIKKKKIIDSETFVTPNSNFSSEETPKKKKKSKKSVDAVICETETKSDVEQQSTKKKNILKINSGTEDNLKVKEDTAEAQPSSAKKSKKNKSDIEITNDKTNNVDFKNDDNICNENCVANKENGILQEKSESVMSKKEKKEMKKKMKYQHELETVTNGVIESDKEPISKKKKRKLNNNEENEEPKQKMLKTEDVPQVPELQSGRKFEWNEAINQVLQAKKNKPISLSKVMKRVLSEFHFLNEAKKSESDLEKIFLKKIKKMKNVKIENDKVQLVEC; from the exons ATGGTTGTATTTACTTGTAATAATTGTGGCGATTCTGTGAATAAGCCGAAAGTGgaaaaacacatacaatatgaATGTAAACGAAAAAATTTTGCAGTTAGCTTCTGTTGTGTCGACTGCTTAAAGGATTTTAA ttatGAGACTGTGAGAGACCATTGTCAGTGTGTAACCGAAGACCAGAGATATTCTGCTAAAGGTTATGTACCCAAACCGTCAGCTGAAAAAGGAAAACGTAAACAAGCTGGTTGGGTTGATATTGTTCAGTCagtaatgaataataaagaTTTGCCTAATGAACAAAgacaatttttgaatattatagccAAGTTTGATAATGtcccaagaaaaaaaaataaattccag AACTTTTGTTTTTCTACAGCTCCTGCTTATAGAAGAAAAGGATACATAGTTGACCAAGTGTTTGATATGATAGAAGCTGAGTATAAAGCACAACTACCTCAGAATTCAAATGAAAAACCAGTTGATAATAAATCGGGGAACTTGGTGAAGAATGATTCAATTCAAGAAGAATctcaagaaattaaaaataaaataaccattgaaaatgatgaaataattaacaatttaaatggtAATAATGAAACAGAGGAAACAccaaaaaagaagaagaaaaaaagtaaaaaatcttTTGATACAGTAAATAATGAAACAGAATCAAAATTGGATGGAAATGCTGAACCACAATCAACAAAGAAAAAGAACACAGCAGAAGAAGCTCAGCTTAACTCAGctaaaaagtctaaaaaaaataaaattaatacagaaaacattgaaaatagcGAATCAATTCAAGACCCAcaagaaattaagaaaaaaaagatcATTGATAGTGAAACTTTTGTAACTCCAAATAGTAATTTTAGTAGTGAGGAAACaccgaaaaagaaaaaaaaaagtaaaaaatcagTTGATGCAGTAATTTGTGAAACTGAAACAAAATCAGATGTTGAACAACAGTCAACAAAGAAAaagaacatattaaaaattaactctGGAACTGaagacaatttaaaagtaaaagagGACACAGCAGAAGCTCAGCCAAGCTCAGCTAAAAAGtctaagaaaaataaatcagaTATAGAAATAACTAATGATAAAACTAATAATGTTGATTTCAAAAACGATGATAATATCTGTAATGAAAATTGTGTAGCAAATAAGGAAAATGGAATTCTTCAAGAAAAATCGGAATCAGTAAtgagtaaaaaagaaaaaaaagaaatgaaaaagaaaatgaaatacCAACATGAATTAGAAACTGTTACCAATGGAGTAATAGAATCAGATAAAGAACCaatatcaaaaaagaaaaaaaggaagttaaataataatgaagaaaaCGAAGaaccaaaacaaaaaatgttgaaaactg aagATGTACCCCAAGTTCCAGAACTACAGTCCGGGCGTAAATTTGAGTGGAATGAAGCTATTAATCAAGTGTTgcaagctaaaaaaaataaaccaatctCATTAAGTAAAGTAATGAAAAGAGTTTTGAGTGAATTTCATTTTTTGAACGAAGCTAAAAAATCTGAAAGTGATCTAGAAaagatatttctaaaaaaaattaagaaaatgaaaaatgtcaaGATTGAAAATGATAAGGTACAATTAGTAGAATGTTAA
- the LOC100158849 gene encoding serine/threonine-protein phosphatase 4 regulatory subunit 3A isoform X2, protein MFDAMTDTKRRVKLYALNADRQWDDRGTGHVSCTYVERLKGVSLLVRAEADGALLLESKIQHDTVYQKQQDTLIVWSEADNFDLALSFQEKAGCEEIWEKICSVQGKDPTIETTQDIVEESEDERFDDLSDSAPPVELPLCEIGRLKEIKDLFITCMATPLNKDRLAEAIENDGYVRKLVKLFNLCEDLNNLEGLHCLYDIIKNIFLINKNALFEMLFADDIIFDVIGCLEYDPTLPIRKYHRHHLKNVSKFKEVILITNLELLNKIHQTHRVQYIQDVVLPTPSVFEDNMLSALSSFIFFNKVEIVTLIQEDEKFLPDLLGQLQDESTPDSRKLELVQFLKEFCNFSQNLQPPQKEGFFRTLTSLGILPMLEMTLMSEDVNIKQAAIDILTILVEFSPSVIREYILQQSSDTVTQANGSEVELMLMNVIIEQMICDTDPDLGRAVQLMGVIRVLIDPENMLPSLSKVEKTDFLNYFYKHSVQILIAPLLANTVDGEPARDDYQNAQLLAHILELLTFCVEHHSYHIKTCILNKDLLKRVLVLMKSAHKFLVLGALRFMRKIVALKDEFYNRYIMKGCLFGPVIDCLLDNNGRYNLLDSAIIELFEFIKLEDIKILIAHVVENYGKKFEHIDYVQTFKALRIRHSQQTEKSKEKPITSVTVSTGRFRRDPRQIEDEEEIWFNNEDDEFDDGEAVVPHTGMTGSTEITASEQLESIGKSIDKKCEGSSTKIFGTTVKTTPIMNNNLAATPALSSSPEDSKNSSLLKKALVDYEGDSDEEEDENGDLKSPTKRPRYT, encoded by the exons ATGTTCGACGCAATGACTGACACCAAGCGGCGAGTGAAGTTGTATGCCCTGAATGCCGATCGTCAATGGGACGACCGTGGCACGGGGCATGTGTCGTGCACATACGTTGAACGGCTCAAAGGCGTTTCTCTTTTGGTTCGAGCCGAAGCCGATG gtGCTCTTTTATTAGAATCAAAAATTCAACACGATACAGTCTATCAAAAACAAcaa GACACACTAATTGTTTGGTCTGAAGCTGATAATTTTGACTTGGCATTAAGTTTTCAAGAAAAAGCTGGTTGTGAAGAAATATGGGAAAAAATTTGTAGTGTTCAAGGAAAAGACCCAACGATAGAAACTACtcaagatattgttgaagagTCTGAAGATGAGCGGTTTGATGATCTGTCAGATTCAGCCCCTCCTGTTGAATTACCGCTATGTGAAATTGGAAGACTTAAAGAAATTAAAGac cttTTTATCACTTGTATGGCCACACCTTTAAATAAAGATAGGTTAGCTGAAGCTATTGAAAATGATGGCTATGTACGCAAGTTGGTGAAATTATTCAACCTGTGTGAAGATCTCAATAATTTGGAAGGTCTTCATTGTTTATATGacattatcaaaaacattttccttatcaataaaaatgcttTGTTTGAAATGCTTTTTGccg atgatattatatttgatgtcaTTGGCTGTTTAGAGTATGATCCAACTTTACCTATCCGTAAATACCATAGACATCATTTAAAGAATGTTTCAAa atttaaagAAGTCATTCTGATAACTAATCTCGAGttattgaacaaaatacatCAGACACATAGAGTGCAGTACATTCAGGATGTGGTTCTTCCAACACCATCTGTATTTGAGGATAATATGTTATCTGCATtaagtagttttatttttttcaataaagtgGAAATCGTCACTTTAATAcaa gaAGACGAAAAGTTTTTACCAGATCTGTTAGGTCAACTTCAAGATGAAAGCACGCCAGACTCCAGGAAACTGGAATTAGTGCAATTCCTCAAGGAATTCtgcaatttttcacaaaatttacaGCCCCCACAAAAAGAAGGATTCTTCAGA ACTCTGACATCTCTGGGTATTTTACCAATGCTTGAAATGACTTTAATGTCTGAAGATGTGAATATTAAGCAGGCTGCCATTGACATTCTTACCATTCTTGTTGAATTCTCACCTTCTGTTATACGAGAATACATTCTTCAGCAGTCTTCAGATACCG tgacTCAAGCAAATGGAAGTGAAGTAGAATTGATGCTAATGAATGTGATCATTGAACAGATGATATGTGATACAGATCCTGATCTCGGGCGTGCTGTCCAGTTAATGGGTGTTATACGGGTATTAATTGATCCTGAAAACATGTTGCCTTCACTAAGCAAAGTAGAAAAAACTGATTTTCTCAACTATTTTTACAAACACAGTGTCCAGATTCTCATAG caccATTATTGGCAAATACAGTGGATGGTGAGCCAGCACGAGATGATTACCAAAATGCACAGTTATTGGCACACATCCTTGAATTGCTGACATTTTGTGTAGAACATCATTCATATCATATAAAAACTTGCATTCTGAACAAAGATTTATTGAAACGTGTATTGGTACTAATGAAGTCTGCCCATAAATTTTTAGTATTAGGAGCCTTACGTTTCATGAGGAAAATTGTTGCACTCAAAGACGAGTTTTATAACCGTTATATTATGAAGGGATGTTTATTTGGTCCTGTTATTGATTGTCTACTAGATAATAATGGCCGATACAATTTACTCGATTCTgccattattgaattatttgaatttataaaacttgAAGATATAAAAATTTTGATAGCACATGTTGTTGAAAATTATGGTAAAAAGTTTGAACACATTGATTATGTACAAACCTTCAAAGCCCTCAGGATACGCCATAGTCAGCAAACtgaaaaatcaaaagaaaaaccTATTACAAG TGTTACTGTATCCACTGGTCGATTTAGAAGAGATCCACGACAAATAGAAGATGAAGAAGAAATATGGTTTAATAACGAAGATGATGAATTTGATGACGGCGAAGCAGTTGTTCCACATACAGGAATGACTGGTTCAACTGAAATTACAGCCTCTGAACAATTGGAATCCATAG gaaaaagTATCGACAAGAAATGTGAAGGTAGCAGCACAAAAATATTTGGCACTACGGTAAAAACAACCCcaattatgaacaataatttgGCAGCTACTCCGGCATTGAGTTCATCACCTGAAGATTCAAAAAATAGTTCTCTTTTGAAAAaa GCTTTAGTTGACTATGAAGGTGATTCAGATGAAGAAGAAGATGAAAATGGAGATTTAAAATCGCCAACCAAGAGGCcccgttatacataa
- the LOC100158849 gene encoding serine/threonine-protein phosphatase 4 regulatory subunit 3A isoform X1: MFDAMTDTKRRVKLYALNADRQWDDRGTGHVSCTYVERLKGVSLLVRAEADGALLLESKIQHDTVYQKQQDTLIVWSEADNFDLALSFQEKAGCEEIWEKICSVQGKDPTIETTQDIVEESEDERFDDLSDSAPPVELPLCEIGRLKEIKDLFITCMATPLNKDRLAEAIENDGYVRKLVKLFNLCEDLNNLEGLHCLYDIIKNIFLINKNALFEMLFADDIIFDVIGCLEYDPTLPIRKYHRHHLKNVSKFKEVILITNLELLNKIHQTHRVQYIQDVVLPTPSVFEDNMLSALSSFIFFNKVEIVTLIQEDEKFLPDLLGQLQDESTPDSRKLELVQFLKEFCNFSQNLQPPQKEGFFRTLTSLGILPMLEMTLMSEDVNIKQAAIDILTILVEFSPSVIREYILQQSSDTVTQANGSEVELMLMNVIIEQMICDTDPDLGRAVQLMGVIRVLIDPENMLPSLSKVEKTDFLNYFYKHSVQILIAPLLANTVDGEPARDDYQNAQLLAHILELLTFCVEHHSYHIKTCILNKDLLKRVLVLMKSAHKFLVLGALRFMRKIVALKDEFYNRYIMKGCLFGPVIDCLLDNNGRYNLLDSAIIELFEFIKLEDIKILIAHVVENYGKKFEHIDYVQTFKALRIRHSQQTEKSKEKPITSCITSVTVSTGRFRRDPRQIEDEEEIWFNNEDDEFDDGEAVVPHTGMTGSTEITASEQLESIGKSIDKKCEGSSTKIFGTTVKTTPIMNNNLAATPALSSSPEDSKNSSLLKKALVDYEGDSDEEEDENGDLKSPTKRPRYT; this comes from the exons ATGTTCGACGCAATGACTGACACCAAGCGGCGAGTGAAGTTGTATGCCCTGAATGCCGATCGTCAATGGGACGACCGTGGCACGGGGCATGTGTCGTGCACATACGTTGAACGGCTCAAAGGCGTTTCTCTTTTGGTTCGAGCCGAAGCCGATG gtGCTCTTTTATTAGAATCAAAAATTCAACACGATACAGTCTATCAAAAACAAcaa GACACACTAATTGTTTGGTCTGAAGCTGATAATTTTGACTTGGCATTAAGTTTTCAAGAAAAAGCTGGTTGTGAAGAAATATGGGAAAAAATTTGTAGTGTTCAAGGAAAAGACCCAACGATAGAAACTACtcaagatattgttgaagagTCTGAAGATGAGCGGTTTGATGATCTGTCAGATTCAGCCCCTCCTGTTGAATTACCGCTATGTGAAATTGGAAGACTTAAAGAAATTAAAGac cttTTTATCACTTGTATGGCCACACCTTTAAATAAAGATAGGTTAGCTGAAGCTATTGAAAATGATGGCTATGTACGCAAGTTGGTGAAATTATTCAACCTGTGTGAAGATCTCAATAATTTGGAAGGTCTTCATTGTTTATATGacattatcaaaaacattttccttatcaataaaaatgcttTGTTTGAAATGCTTTTTGccg atgatattatatttgatgtcaTTGGCTGTTTAGAGTATGATCCAACTTTACCTATCCGTAAATACCATAGACATCATTTAAAGAATGTTTCAAa atttaaagAAGTCATTCTGATAACTAATCTCGAGttattgaacaaaatacatCAGACACATAGAGTGCAGTACATTCAGGATGTGGTTCTTCCAACACCATCTGTATTTGAGGATAATATGTTATCTGCATtaagtagttttatttttttcaataaagtgGAAATCGTCACTTTAATAcaa gaAGACGAAAAGTTTTTACCAGATCTGTTAGGTCAACTTCAAGATGAAAGCACGCCAGACTCCAGGAAACTGGAATTAGTGCAATTCCTCAAGGAATTCtgcaatttttcacaaaatttacaGCCCCCACAAAAAGAAGGATTCTTCAGA ACTCTGACATCTCTGGGTATTTTACCAATGCTTGAAATGACTTTAATGTCTGAAGATGTGAATATTAAGCAGGCTGCCATTGACATTCTTACCATTCTTGTTGAATTCTCACCTTCTGTTATACGAGAATACATTCTTCAGCAGTCTTCAGATACCG tgacTCAAGCAAATGGAAGTGAAGTAGAATTGATGCTAATGAATGTGATCATTGAACAGATGATATGTGATACAGATCCTGATCTCGGGCGTGCTGTCCAGTTAATGGGTGTTATACGGGTATTAATTGATCCTGAAAACATGTTGCCTTCACTAAGCAAAGTAGAAAAAACTGATTTTCTCAACTATTTTTACAAACACAGTGTCCAGATTCTCATAG caccATTATTGGCAAATACAGTGGATGGTGAGCCAGCACGAGATGATTACCAAAATGCACAGTTATTGGCACACATCCTTGAATTGCTGACATTTTGTGTAGAACATCATTCATATCATATAAAAACTTGCATTCTGAACAAAGATTTATTGAAACGTGTATTGGTACTAATGAAGTCTGCCCATAAATTTTTAGTATTAGGAGCCTTACGTTTCATGAGGAAAATTGTTGCACTCAAAGACGAGTTTTATAACCGTTATATTATGAAGGGATGTTTATTTGGTCCTGTTATTGATTGTCTACTAGATAATAATGGCCGATACAATTTACTCGATTCTgccattattgaattatttgaatttataaaacttgAAGATATAAAAATTTTGATAGCACATGTTGTTGAAAATTATGGTAAAAAGTTTGAACACATTGATTATGTACAAACCTTCAAAGCCCTCAGGATACGCCATAGTCAGCAAACtgaaaaatcaaaagaaaaaccTATTACAAG TTGTATTACTAGTGTTACTGTATCCACTGGTCGATTTAGAAGAGATCCACGACAAATAGAAGATGAAGAAGAAATATGGTTTAATAACGAAGATGATGAATTTGATGACGGCGAAGCAGTTGTTCCACATACAGGAATGACTGGTTCAACTGAAATTACAGCCTCTGAACAATTGGAATCCATAG gaaaaagTATCGACAAGAAATGTGAAGGTAGCAGCACAAAAATATTTGGCACTACGGTAAAAACAACCCcaattatgaacaataatttgGCAGCTACTCCGGCATTGAGTTCATCACCTGAAGATTCAAAAAATAGTTCTCTTTTGAAAAaa GCTTTAGTTGACTATGAAGGTGATTCAGATGAAGAAGAAGATGAAAATGGAGATTTAAAATCGCCAACCAAGAGGCcccgttatacataa